From Humisphaera borealis, the proteins below share one genomic window:
- a CDS encoding FmdB family zinc ribbon protein: MPVYVYRIIQDDKDAPEQTFEVRQLMSEPPLTHDPDTGRPVERVICAPNIYSDKLGNAAISGSGLTKYVKTSDGTYERQAGGAGPKMINPHDD; this comes from the coding sequence ATGCCTGTGTACGTGTATCGCATCATTCAGGACGACAAAGACGCACCCGAGCAGACGTTTGAGGTCAGGCAGTTGATGAGCGAGCCACCCCTCACCCACGACCCCGATACCGGCAGGCCGGTGGAACGCGTGATCTGCGCGCCCAACATCTACAGCGACAAGCTCGGCAATGCGGCGATTTCGGGTAGCGGACTGACCAAGTACGTGAAGACGTCCGACGGCACCTACGAGCGGCAGGCCGGTGGGGCGGGGCCGAAGATGATCAATCCGCATGACGATTAA